One window from the genome of Candidatus Buchananbacteria bacterium CG10_big_fil_rev_8_21_14_0_10_42_9 encodes:
- a CDS encoding sodium-translocating pyrophosphatase, whose translation MSYTQFLPLAGAAFSLIFVLIFYLRIKKQPTGNDAMNEIAQAISEGANAYLRRQYKVLAIFVIVVGALIFVFLDGETTIAFVYGAISSGLAGFIGMRVATMANVRTSQAATESIAKALPIAFMSGSVLALSVTGLGLLGVSVLYYIFNDPHVIHGFGLGASSIALFARVGGGIYTKAADVGADLVGKVESNIPEDDPRNPAVIADNVGDNVGDVSGMGADLTESYVGSLIAALTLGALAYTGKAEALLLPLMLAASGIVASVVGSFFVRVRKESSLHKALNIGVYVASILVIGAAFYLTTQLMGDINLFYAILTGLVAGILIGQIAEYYTSSKFKPTKDIVTASETGGATNIIAGLSVGMQSTVGPVLVVSATILLAFRFGHGFDSLISGIYGISLAAVGMLSTLGITLAIDAYGPVADNAGGIAEMAGLPENVRERTDELDALGNTTAAIGKGFAIGAAALAALSLMFAFSRTVGTLGDTSLINPRLIVGLYVGAMLPFFFSSLTMKAVGKAAMEMVQEVRRQFKEIPGIMERTAKPDYKRCIDISTSAALKQMIAPGLIAVSMPIIVGFGLGPEALIAMLAGAIACGFLMAVMMANAGGAWDNAKKYIESGHAGGKGTPTHAAAVTGDTVGDPFKDTSGPSLNILINVMALVALVIAPLL comes from the coding sequence ATGAGTTACACCCAATTTCTTCCTTTGGCTGGTGCCGCGTTCTCTTTAATTTTTGTTCTAATTTTTTATTTACGAATCAAAAAACAACCAACCGGAAATGACGCGATGAATGAAATCGCCCAAGCGATTTCTGAAGGCGCTAACGCTTATCTGCGGCGGCAATACAAAGTCTTAGCCATTTTTGTAATTGTGGTTGGCGCGCTAATTTTTGTTTTTTTAGATGGAGAAACAACGATTGCTTTTGTGTATGGCGCGATTAGCTCGGGTTTGGCTGGATTTATTGGTATGCGGGTGGCGACTATGGCAAATGTTCGAACCTCCCAAGCGGCCACCGAAAGTATTGCCAAAGCTTTGCCGATAGCTTTTATGTCTGGTTCGGTGCTGGCTTTATCTGTGACTGGCTTGGGGCTGCTTGGGGTAAGCGTTCTGTATTACATTTTTAACGATCCGCATGTGATTCATGGTTTTGGCTTAGGCGCTTCTTCAATTGCTTTATTTGCTAGGGTTGGCGGCGGCATTTACACCAAAGCCGCCGACGTTGGCGCGGATTTAGTCGGCAAAGTTGAGTCAAATATCCCGGAAGATGATCCACGCAATCCAGCAGTAATCGCAGATAATGTAGGTGATAATGTCGGAGATGTGTCTGGCATGGGTGCGGATTTAACCGAAAGCTATGTTGGGTCCTTAATTGCCGCTTTAACGTTAGGCGCGCTTGCTTACACCGGCAAAGCTGAAGCATTACTTTTACCATTGATGCTGGCCGCTTCCGGAATTGTGGCTTCTGTGGTCGGCAGTTTTTTTGTTCGAGTCAGAAAAGAAAGCTCGCTGCACAAAGCTTTGAACATTGGTGTTTATGTCGCTTCTATTTTAGTTATTGGCGCGGCTTTTTATTTAACCACTCAACTAATGGGCGACATTAATTTGTTTTACGCTATATTAACTGGATTAGTTGCCGGTATTTTAATTGGCCAAATTGCTGAATATTACACTTCCTCAAAATTTAAACCCACCAAAGACATTGTGACTGCTTCAGAAACCGGTGGCGCAACTAATATTATCGCCGGGCTTTCCGTTGGTATGCAAAGCACGGTGGGGCCAGTTTTGGTTGTGTCGGCTACAATTTTACTTGCTTTTCGGTTCGGGCATGGTTTTGATTCTTTAATTAGCGGGATTTACGGAATTTCGCTCGCCGCCGTTGGTATGCTTTCAACACTCGGCATTACTTTAGCCATTGATGCTTACGGTCCGGTGGCTGATAATGCCGGCGGCATAGCCGAGATGGCAGGACTTCCCGAGAATGTACGTGAACGAACCGACGAATTAGACGCTTTAGGCAATACCACAGCCGCGATCGGCAAAGGCTTTGCTATTGGCGCGGCCGCGCTAGCCGCCCTTTCTTTAATGTTTGCCTTTTCACGCACGGTGGGCACGCTTGGAGATACTTCTCTTATAAATCCCCGTTTGATTGTTGGGTTATATGTTGGTGCGATGCTGCCATTTTTCTTTTCATCTTTAACTATGAAAGCAGTTGGTAAGGCGGCCATGGAAATGGTGCAAGAAGTGCGCCGGCAATTTAAAGAAATTCCCGGGATTATGGAACGAACAGCTAAACCGGATTATAAACGTTGCATTGATATTTCAACTTCAGCCGCTTTAAAGCAAATGATAGCACCCGGGTTGATTGCCGTTTCAATGCCAATTATTGTTGGATTTGGCCTTGGCCCTGAAGCACTGATTGCGATGCTTGCCGGAGCAATCGCCTGTGGGTTTTTAATGGCTGTGATGATGGCGAATGCCGGCGGCGCTTGGGATAACGCGAAAAAATATATTGAATCAGGGCATGCTGGCGGCAAAGGCACGCCCACGCACGCGGCGGCAGTTACCGGCGACACCGTTGGC